A single Lancefieldella parvula DSM 20469 DNA region contains:
- the sdaAA gene encoding L-serine ammonia-lyase, iron-sulfur-dependent, subunit alpha has translation MISMSAFEVLGPIMVGPSSSHTAGALRIALVARSLAPKQLEHVEFWLYNSFSHTHLGHGTDYALIAGILGLAPDDTRVREALALAEEAHLNYSVIEKGDDETLHPNTVEIHLYGADNAHVSVMGESVGGGRIRISGVNGARIHMSGDMPTIFVSHRDKPGVLAALTTILATQNINVATMRTFRSERGGFAHTVFEIDEPIEQKVLDLFQLAPHVSYAAQVSIPGAAPQVTNDVLSGAFDNGADLLARCSKTGASIGQIMRQREKGLRPNANVDAEMTHVLEIMRDEVHDTIKTPRQSIGGLLNGQAKTVANTPPAISNTLMGTTQTRAIAYAMAVLERSATMGVIVAAPTAGASGVVPGSLISVAEEIGATDEQVISALWNASAIGAILTTNASVSGAEGGCQAEVGSAAAMSASALTELLGGTPQQCLDAASIAISNLLGLICDPVRGLVEYPCQDRNAIGVAAAISSSQLALAGVGNPIPFDEVAHAMAEVGAALPVSLRETAKGGLAATPSAPTACASCTGCVSLDQTLLDAERILNANNKDVPCA, from the coding sequence ATGATTTCTATGTCTGCGTTTGAGGTTTTAGGCCCCATTATGGTGGGTCCTTCTTCCTCGCACACAGCAGGAGCCCTACGCATTGCCCTAGTTGCACGCTCGCTTGCACCAAAGCAGCTGGAGCACGTTGAGTTTTGGCTCTACAACTCCTTCTCTCATACCCATCTTGGCCACGGCACCGATTATGCTCTCATTGCAGGCATCTTGGGCCTTGCGCCAGACGATACTCGCGTCCGTGAAGCACTTGCCTTGGCAGAAGAAGCCCACCTCAACTACAGCGTTATTGAAAAGGGTGATGACGAAACCCTTCACCCAAACACCGTAGAAATTCACCTCTACGGCGCAGATAACGCCCACGTCTCCGTTATGGGTGAGTCTGTTGGTGGTGGCCGTATTCGCATCTCTGGCGTTAACGGAGCACGTATTCACATGTCCGGTGATATGCCCACTATCTTTGTTTCGCATCGCGATAAACCCGGTGTTCTTGCAGCTCTCACTACTATTTTGGCTACGCAAAATATCAATGTTGCAACTATGCGCACCTTCCGCTCAGAGCGCGGCGGCTTTGCTCACACCGTCTTTGAGATTGACGAGCCTATTGAGCAGAAAGTCTTAGACCTCTTTCAGCTAGCGCCTCATGTTTCGTACGCTGCTCAAGTTTCTATTCCAGGAGCAGCTCCACAGGTCACAAACGACGTACTTTCGGGAGCCTTTGACAACGGCGCAGATCTTCTCGCCAGGTGCTCCAAGACGGGAGCCTCCATTGGCCAAATTATGCGCCAGCGCGAGAAGGGCTTGCGACCAAATGCTAACGTAGACGCAGAGATGACTCACGTTCTTGAAATTATGCGTGATGAGGTTCACGACACCATCAAGACGCCTCGTCAGTCAATTGGTGGCCTGCTCAATGGCCAAGCCAAAACCGTAGCCAATACCCCGCCTGCAATCTCGAACACGCTTATGGGCACCACACAAACGCGAGCTATTGCATACGCTATGGCTGTTCTTGAGCGCTCGGCAACCATGGGCGTTATTGTTGCTGCTCCTACCGCAGGAGCATCTGGTGTTGTACCGGGATCGCTCATCTCTGTTGCAGAAGAGATTGGCGCCACAGATGAGCAAGTTATCTCTGCGCTTTGGAATGCAAGTGCTATTGGTGCCATCTTGACCACCAACGCAAGTGTTTCTGGTGCTGAAGGCGGCTGTCAAGCAGAGGTCGGATCTGCTGCCGCGATGAGTGCATCTGCACTAACCGAGCTTTTGGGCGGCACTCCTCAGCAATGCTTAGACGCAGCTTCCATTGCTATCTCTAACCTTTTAGGACTAATCTGTGACCCTGTCAGAGGATTGGTTGAGTATCCTTGTCAGGATAGAAACGCCATTGGTGTAGCCGCAGCTATAAGTTCTTCTCAGCTTGCTCTTGCAGGCGTTGGTAACCCAATCCCGTTTGATGAGGTTGCTCATGCTATGGCAGAAGTAGGTGCCGCACTCCCCGTTTCACTCAGAGAAACAGCTAAAGGCGGTCTTGCAGCTACTCCAAGCGCTCCTACCGCATGTGCAAGCTGTACGGGTTGTGTTTCTCTAGACCAGACACTTCTTGATGCAGAGCGCATACTCAACGCAAACAACAAAGACGTTCCTTGTGCTTAA